One part of the Raphanus sativus cultivar WK10039 chromosome 7, ASM80110v3, whole genome shotgun sequence genome encodes these proteins:
- the LOC108836682 gene encoding indole glucosinolate O-methyltransferase 1-like isoform X1: MSKHLQEPVTTNPNQVLNKEEQAANENMVSLQAESIVNTVAFPMVLKAALELGVIDTIAAAGNGAWLSPSEITVSLPTKPMNPEAPVLLDRMLRLLVSHSMLKCRMVKSRENGRTGKMERVYAAEPVCKYFLKDSDGSGSLASLLVMFHDQVIFKTWTKLKDVILERRDAFSNAHGMRLFEYIKLDERFGELFHQAMSESSTMVMKKVLELFKGFEGVNTLVDVGGANGTILGLITSKYPHIKGINLDLAEVLTHAPFYPGVEHVSGDMFKEVPRGDAVFMKWILHDWTDEHCIKILKNCWKSLPEKGKVIIVERITPEEPKSGDLLSDTVFAMDLLMLTQCSGVIFFSFSDQQQQEHWQTKPMFLNNRIRHTNVIGMGHTSTGNTEKSTEHNNITMNITITSQFQSGFTLSNHIKLLLSAQYKTGPALFLAYLLIQLFIGHINYMFISLRCASYIALVSYPTLFQLEEDEDFQYTTLSNNS, from the exons ATGTCAAAACATCTTCAAGAACCCGTAACCACTAACCCTAATCAGGTTTTAAACAAAGAAGAACAAGCAGCCAACGAGAACATGGTGAGCTTGCAAGCTGAGAGTATAGTGAACACTGTGGCTTTCCCTATGGTTCTTAAAGCCGCCTTGGAGCTCGGCGTCATCGACACCATCGCTGCTGCAGGCAACGGCGCGTGGCTTTCACCCTCCGAGATAACGGTTAGTCTCCCAACCAAACCAATGAACCCAGAGGCACCGGTTTTGCTGGACCGGATGCTGCGGTTACTCGTCAGCCACTCGATGTTGAAGTGCCGTATGGTAAAAAGCAGAGAAAACGGTCGAACCGGAAAGATGGAAAGGGTATATGCAGCCGAACCGGTTTGCAAGTATTTCTTGAAAGATAGTGACGGTTCTGGTTCTCTCGCGTCTTTGCTCGTCATGTTCCATGACCAAGTCATTTTTAAGACTTG GACAAAGCTCAAGGATGTGATACTGGAAAGAAGAGATGCGTTCAGCAATGCACACGGCATGAGACTATTTGAATACATTAAGTTGGACGAACGGTTCGGTGAGCTATTTCACCAGGCAATGTCAGAATCTTCCACTATGGTCATGAAGAAGGTCTTAGAACTTTTCAAAGGTTTTGAAGGTGTTAACACTCTAGTGGATGTAGGAGGAGCAAATGGCACCATATTAGGTTTAATCACATCCAAGTATCCTCATATCAAGGGTATTAATTTGGACCTAGCTGAGGTTTTAACACATGCTCCATTTTATCCAG GAGTCGAGCATGTCTCTGGAGACATGTTTAAAGAAGTTCCAAGGGGAGATGCCGTCTTTATGAAA TGGATACTACATGACTGGACGGACGAACATTGTATAAAGATTCTAAAGAATTGTTGGAAGAGTCTGCCGGAAAAGGGAAAAGTGATAATTGTAGAGAGGATTACACCAGAAGAACCAAAGAGTGGTGACCTTTTATCTGACACTGTGTTCGCCATGGACCTGCTAATGCTGACACAGTGTTCGGGAG TGATCTTCTTCAGTTTTTCGgaccaacaacaacaagaacattGGCAAACCAAACCGATGTTTTTGAACAATCGCATACGGCATACCAATGTGATAGGGATGGGGCACACATCTACAGGAAATACGGAGAAATCAACTGAACATAACAATATAACAATGAACATAACAATAACAAGCCAGTTTCAGTCGGGCTTTACACTatcaaatcatataaaactgtTGCTTTCAGCCCAATATAAAACAGGGCCTGCACTGTTCTTAGCTTATCTCCTAATCCAATTATTCATAGGACATATAAACTATATGTTCATCTCTCTAAGATGTGCATCATATATTGCACTCGTTAGTTATCCAACACTCTTCCAActtgaggaagatgaagatttCCAATATACAACTTTGTCCAATAACTCTTAG
- the LOC108836682 gene encoding indole glucosinolate O-methyltransferase 1-like isoform X2 has protein sequence MSKHLQEPVTTNPNQVLNKEEQAANENMVSLQAESIVNTVAFPMVLKAALELGVIDTIAAAGNGAWLSPSEITVSLPTKPMNPEAPVLLDRMLRLLVSHSMLKCRMVKSRENGRTGKMERVYAAEPVCKYFLKDSDGSGSLASLLVMFHDQVIFKTWTKLKDVILERRDAFSNAHGMRLFEYIKLDERFGELFHQAMSESSTMVMKKVLELFKGFEGVNTLVDVGGANGTILGLITSKYPHIKGINLDLAEVLTHAPFYPGVEHVSGDMFKEVPRGDAVFMKWILHDWTDEHCIKILKNCWKSLPEKGKVIIVERITPEEPKSGDLLSDTVFAMDLLMLTQCSGVFRTNNNKNIGKPNRCF, from the exons ATGTCAAAACATCTTCAAGAACCCGTAACCACTAACCCTAATCAGGTTTTAAACAAAGAAGAACAAGCAGCCAACGAGAACATGGTGAGCTTGCAAGCTGAGAGTATAGTGAACACTGTGGCTTTCCCTATGGTTCTTAAAGCCGCCTTGGAGCTCGGCGTCATCGACACCATCGCTGCTGCAGGCAACGGCGCGTGGCTTTCACCCTCCGAGATAACGGTTAGTCTCCCAACCAAACCAATGAACCCAGAGGCACCGGTTTTGCTGGACCGGATGCTGCGGTTACTCGTCAGCCACTCGATGTTGAAGTGCCGTATGGTAAAAAGCAGAGAAAACGGTCGAACCGGAAAGATGGAAAGGGTATATGCAGCCGAACCGGTTTGCAAGTATTTCTTGAAAGATAGTGACGGTTCTGGTTCTCTCGCGTCTTTGCTCGTCATGTTCCATGACCAAGTCATTTTTAAGACTTG GACAAAGCTCAAGGATGTGATACTGGAAAGAAGAGATGCGTTCAGCAATGCACACGGCATGAGACTATTTGAATACATTAAGTTGGACGAACGGTTCGGTGAGCTATTTCACCAGGCAATGTCAGAATCTTCCACTATGGTCATGAAGAAGGTCTTAGAACTTTTCAAAGGTTTTGAAGGTGTTAACACTCTAGTGGATGTAGGAGGAGCAAATGGCACCATATTAGGTTTAATCACATCCAAGTATCCTCATATCAAGGGTATTAATTTGGACCTAGCTGAGGTTTTAACACATGCTCCATTTTATCCAG GAGTCGAGCATGTCTCTGGAGACATGTTTAAAGAAGTTCCAAGGGGAGATGCCGTCTTTATGAAA TGGATACTACATGACTGGACGGACGAACATTGTATAAAGATTCTAAAGAATTGTTGGAAGAGTCTGCCGGAAAAGGGAAAAGTGATAATTGTAGAGAGGATTACACCAGAAGAACCAAAGAGTGGTGACCTTTTATCTGACACTGTGTTCGCCATGGACCTGCTAATGCTGACACAGTGTTCGGGAG TTTTTCGgaccaacaacaacaagaacattGGCAAACCAAACCGATGTTTTTGA
- the LOC130498033 gene encoding indole glucosinolate O-methyltransferase 4-like, with translation MVAESLQKCKQTKKVGRNLTANQLQKPLSPSPKPVMTIEQQQHDSQEMVALQAERMVYSLTFPMVLKAALELGVIDTMATVEDGVWLSPSEIESRLPTKPTNPEAPMMLDWMMLLLASHSVLKCRVVETGENDQTGKTERVYAAEPVCKFFLKSSDGSGSLRSLFMLCHNHVIFTSLYVL, from the coding sequence ATGGTAGCTGAATCATTGCAAAaatgcaaacaaacaaaaaaagttggACGTAATCTAACGGCAAATCAACTTCAAAAGCCCTTAAGCCCTTCTCCTAAACCGGTTATGACCATAGAACAACAGCAACATGATTCTCAAGAAATGGTGGCCTTGCAAGCCGAGAGGATGGTTTACTCCTTGACATTCCCAATGGTCCTCAAAGCTGCCTTGGAGCTGGGAGTCATCGACACGATGGCTACCGTTGAGGACGGTGTGTGGCTCTCGCCTTCCGAGATAGAGTCTCGTCTCCCTACTAAACCCACCAACCCTGAGGCTCCAATGATGCTGGACTGGATGATGCTATTACTCGCTAGCCACTCGGTCTTGAAATGTCGTGTGGTTGAAACGGGAGAGAACGACCAAACCGGAAAAACCGAAAGGGTATACGCAGCCGAACCGGTTTGCAAGTTTTTCTTGAAATCTAGTGACGGCTCGGGTTCTCTCAGATCTCTCTTCATGTTGTGCCATAACCATGTCATTTTCACGTCTTTGTATGTACTATAG